In Juglans microcarpa x Juglans regia isolate MS1-56 chromosome 4S, Jm3101_v1.0, whole genome shotgun sequence, a single window of DNA contains:
- the LOC121261901 gene encoding shaggy-related protein kinase alpha — translation MASVGVAPTSGLREPSGHTIGVDRLPEEMNDMKIKDDKEMEATVVDGNGTETGHIIVTTIGGRNGQPKQTISYMAERVVGHGSFGVVFQAKCLETGETVAIKKVLQDKRYKNRELQTMRLLDHPNVVSLKHCFFSTTEKDELYLNLVLEYVPETVHRVIKHYNKLNQRMPLIYVKLYTYQIFRALSYIHRCIGVCHRDIKPQNLLVNPHTHQVKLCDFGSAKVLIKGEPNISYICSRYYRAPELIFGATEYTTAIDIWSAGCVLAELLLGQPLFPGESGVDQLVEIIKILGTPTREEIKCMNPNYTEFKFPQIKAHPWHKIFHKRMPPEAVDLVSRLLQYSPNLRCAALDALIHPFFDELRDPNSRLPNGRFLPPLFNFKSHELKGVPVEILVRLIPEHARKQCPFVGL, via the exons ATGGCTTCGGTGGGAGTAGCTCCTACTTCTGGTTTGAGAGAACCCAGTGGTCATACTATCGGTGTTGATCGGTTGCCCGAGGAGATGAATGATATGAAAATCAAGGATGACAAA GAAATGGAAGCCACTGTTGTTGATGGTAATGGGACAGAGACAGGTCACATAATTGTGACGACTATTGGTGGTAGAAATGGCCAACCGAAGCAG ACAATAAGCTATATGGCTGAGCGTGTTGTTGGACATGGATCATTTGGAGTTGTGTTCCAA GCAAAGTGCTTAGAGACTGGTGAAACTGTGGCGATAAAGAAGGTGCTTCAAGACAAGAGATATAAAAATCGAGAGCTGCAAACTATGCGCCTTCTTGACCACCCTAATGTTGTCTCTTTGAAGCATTGTTTCTTTTCAACAACTGAAAAGGATGAACTGTACCTTAATTTGGTACTTGAATATGTCCCTGAAACTGTTCATCGCGTGATcaaacactacaacaaattgaACCAAAGGATGCCGTTGATATATGTGAAACTCTATACATACCAG atCTTTAGGGCACTATCATATATTCATCGCTGCATTGGAGTGTGTCATAGGGACATTAAACCTCAAAATCTTTTG GTGAATCCACATACACACCAGGTTAAATTATGTGACTTCGGAAGTGCGAAGGTCTTg ATAAAAGGGGAACCAAATATTTCTTACATCTGCTCTAGATATTATCGAGCACCAGAGCTTATATTTGGAGCAACTGAGTATACTACAGCTATTGACATATGGTCTGCTGGCTGTGTTCTTGCTGAGCTACTGCTTGGACAG CCTTTGTTTCCTGGGGAGAGTGGAGTCGACCAGCTGGTGGAGATAATAAAG ATTCTGGGCACTCCGACAAGGGAGGAAATCAAATGCATGAACCCTAACTATACAGAGTTCAAATTCCCTCAGATTAAAGCTCATCCTTGGCATAAG ATATTCCACAAGCGTATGCCTCCAGAAGCTGTTGATCTGGTTTCAAGACTACTGCAGTACTCCCCGAACCTACGATGCGCAGCT CTGGATGCCTTGATACATCCCTTTTTTGATGAGCTTCGTGATCCAAACAGTCGCTTGCCAAATGGACGTTTCCTCCCacctttattcaactttaaatcACATG AATTGAAGGGAGTACCGGTTGAGATTTTGGTGAGATTGATCCCAGAGCATGCAAGAAAGCAATGCCCCTTTGTTGGTTtgtga
- the LOC121261902 gene encoding pyrrolidone-carboxylate peptidase 1-like — protein MGSEGPPAVTIYVTGFKKFHGVSENPTETIVGNLKEYVKKKGLPKGLTLGSCSILDTAGQGALAPLYQTLQSAISGVDTKTSNSGRIIWVHFGVNSGATRFALEHQAVNEATFRCPDEMGWKPQKAPIIPADGGISRIRKTSLPVEEVTKALAKMGYEVMTSDDAGRFVCNYVYYHSLRFAEQNGTKSLFVHVPLFLTIDEETQMQFAAALLEVLASLN, from the exons ATGGGGTCTGAAGGGCCTCCTGCAGTAACAATTTATGTGACTGGTTTCAAGAAATTTCATGGAGTTTCAGAGAACCCAACTGAGACAATTGTTGGTAATCTCAAAGAGTATGTTAAGAAGAAGGGATTGCCTAAAGGTCTAACTCTTGGGAGTTGCAGCATTCTTGATACTGCAGGACAGGGAGCGCTTGCTCCCTTATACcagacattgcaatctgccatTAGTGGGGTGGAcaccaaaacttcaaattctgGAAGAATTATTTGG GTACACTTTGGAGTTAATAGTGGTGCAACAAGGTTTGCCCTTGAGCATCAAGCTGTCAATGAAGCTACTTTTCGTTGTCCTGATGAGATGGGATGGAAGCCCCAG AAAGCTCCCATCATTCCTGCAGATGGTGGAATTTCACGCATACGAAAG ACTTCTCTTCCAGTTGAGGAGGTCACCAAGGCCTTAGCAAAGATGGGTTATGAAGTGATGACCTCGGATGATGCAGGCCGCTTCGTGTGCAATTATGTTTACTATCATTCCCTTCGGTTTGCAGAACAAAATGGGACCAAATCGTTATTTGTGCATGTGCCTCTCTTCTTGACGATAGACGAGGAGACCCAAATGCAGTTTGCTGCCGCATTGTTGGAGGTACTAGCTTCTTTAAATTGA